A segment of the Octopus bimaculoides isolate UCB-OBI-ISO-001 chromosome 12, ASM119413v2, whole genome shotgun sequence genome:
TCAGTGTACAACACCAATGACAACATACAAACTACAGAAACTTTCACCCTAGAGACAAACTTGACAACAAGATTTGATTAATTCTTTGTATTAATAAAGTATTTCTTACCTGTGATGGTATTGAGGGAGTCTAAGTTTTCAGTGCTTATGAAAACAATGGCAAAATATGCTAAATAGCCAAGAAGAACGATCATTATGATATAGGCAGGAATTGCAACAGCCCAATaccttgaaagaagaaaaataaaaaatagatcaTGAAACAGTAATACATAAGATTTATTTCCatcaataaaagacaaaatcctGTTTAGTTTTGAGGAGAAAATATTGATTGCTTcttctttaatattattgttgctgttactattcaAGTAATGAATTATATGGGTCTGAGGTATCAAGGAGTACAACAATTCAGTCACAGTTACTGAACTGGTCTGTCTTGAACAATATGACTgttatgacgacaagggttccaattgattcaatcaatggaacagcttactcatggaattaatgtgcaagtggccgagcacttcACAGGCAGACGGACACTCGACATATTTCTAAGGGAGATTCAACATggcacacagaatgtgacaaggctggcccctttgaaatacaggttctgCTCATTTCCACCAGTTGAGtgtgaaatacagtgtcttgctcaagatcatTAACactcactgggaattgaactcacaaccttaggaTTGTGAACCAAACACCCCAACCACTAACCCACGTGCCTCCactggacaatatatatatatatatatatatatatatcgagtgtACCAGCAAAATTGTCCAAATTTTAGATTCAACTTCAAACTTTGTAATTCAGGAATGCTTAAAAAGAACTTAATGGAATTACCAGAGGTTTTTCTAACACTGTTGAGCAAGaagaatattgatatatatgtatgtatgtatgtatgtatatatatatatagaaaatgaaactGAGAGTTTGTCTCTTGTGTTGAGTTTGATGCCAAGGCAGTCTTCAAGTGATAAACACATTAACACAGCAAACAAGTATTtgtagaaagaggaagaaattcAGTGTCGTTTGATAAGCTTTACTATCTTCAATGTAAAATGGGAGTTGTGATGTACGTAACTTGCCTAAGACTGGTTGTAGGTAGAAACAGAATCTCAGGTGATGGGAGCTATTTTACCCAGGGACTGACATTGCTTACAGAACACAAATACAAATCAATGAATAGAACTTACTTTTGAGGATAATACGTTAATCCTGCAGAATGGAGGTAACCGTCAGGAATAAAGGCCCAACCAATGTAAAGGGCTGAAAATAGaggaatatataaacacaggtcGTATAAATGGCTACACAAGGTTTCTTTGAGGAAATATATTCAGAGCTTATATCTGTGCAACACAAAGTTGCATCTAGAGGTAGCCATGCTGGTGGATTATATTATTTTCTCACCTGTTATCATGGGACAATAAGAATTCGATGCAGCCTGCTAATAAGACATTCAAGTTTTATACAGTACTACAACTGCTACTCCTTGTATGGGTCAGCTGTAAACCACcacaacacccaccaccaccatctaataCTATTTACAACtatattaattctttctaatttcagcAAAAGGCCAGCAACTTTTAGAGGgggaggcaagttgattacatcaacctcagtatttggctggtaatcattttatcaaccctgaaaatttgaaaggcaaagtcaacgttgacaggattcaaactcagaatgtaaaataactggaagaaatgttgctaagcgttttggttttgtctgatgtgctaatgtttctgatAGCCATGTCAATGGAACTGATTTAGAGCTAAGTGTATTTTCAAAGGTGCAAAGCCCAGCTCAAGCAATGggaacccatcatcatcatcattgtcgtcatcgtttaatgtccactttccatgctggcatgggttggacggtttgactgaggactggcaagccaggaggctgcaccaggctctaatctgatacagccttctggcttgccagtccttatTGAAAACCAGACATCTTACTGATTCAGTAATTTGCATCAAGTCTTATTTACTGATGTTCATTCTCATATTACATtgataaaatactgaaaaaatcattatttcaagGCTGTTTAAGAATCAAGAAGCTATGGAGCCAAGCAACTCCAGATATCTTACCTAAACCAATCCACTTGGTCAGTGTGTATCTCTGGTCCTTTTGGCATTAATGAAATGAGATGAATCTCACTCTGAATAGGATACCAATCTATCATGGGGTACCTTTGTTGCATgtagaattgaactcacaacagtAAATTAATGAAACACTAGTCAGTGGTTAGAATGTCGGGCtctcaatcatgaggtagtgagtttgattcctggacagggatatgtgtttgttgtgttcttgagcaagatattttattccacgttgctccagttcactcatctgtagaaatgagttgtgatgtcacaggtgccaagctgtatcagcccctttgcgtttcccttggataacatcggtggcatggagaggggaggctggtgtgcatgggcaactactggtcttctataaacaaccttgcctggacttgtgcctgagaggggaactttctagatgcaatcccatggtcattcatgaccaatgAGGGTCTTTACCCTAGTCAGTATTTAGAGTTACAGCTTACAGTAGTGAGTTGTTCCTTTGGTGTGGAACTTATTTGCAGTTAGATAGACTGGGCTGTTTAAGAGTTAAGTACCTCAGCTACAACAAGTGCACAATTCTGATGACAACATACAAACTGTGGAGCACTGTCACtggcatgttaatttcacaagcatgctgttccgttgatcagaccaATTAGAACTTCTTAGAGTACCAGTTTTTATTATACAAACTCCAGAAACATAATCATGAAGGCAAAGATGATCTCatcaagatttgaacccagaatgtaatggGATGTAACTAGCACAAGACAATTTGTCTGATACACAATAATAAACTGGAAATGAGATTGTAATTAGTAAAGAAACAGACAATTAGCCTGTTTACAAAATGGAAGTAAACTCACCAATGCAGATAAAAGAACCCAGATAGAGAGCAAATCCATAAATAGCTCTTTCAGGCGATGGGAAAGGTGTGTGTTCCGGTTTGGTCATAGTATAAATATGGCATCGCCTACaagatgaaataaaaactgtGAGAGCATAAAGAATTAAGATGAGAACCACCACAGACAATTTTGCTtcaatcagaaaagaaaaaaaagcctttCAGTCATAAAATTACAAATTGATAAAACTAACAGATTTTAATAAACTAAGAGATAATTGAATCAGAACAATTTTCCGTTAACTGGGATTGAAACTAGATATGCTGCCTATAACTCAGGCTAGCAACCCTATCTAGGAGTGTCACGATAACATACTCCAGATCGATCCAAGTACAGATAAACTGATATTAAAACTATTTTAACaatcttcttgagcaagacactttagttaacgttgctctagttcactcaactgtagaaatgagttgcgatgtcacaggtgccaagctgtatcagtctttgccctTCCCtaggataacactggtggcatggagaggagaggctggtatgcaggggcaactgctggtcttccataaacaaccttgctcggactcaTTATTATTGGTAACCAGATCAAAAGATACAGATTAAATGGCATTCTTTAATTTAGTTGAGTATGCAAAGTACCTCATTAGCCTAGAAGGCAAATAAGCAAAGATTCAATCACACTGAAACTAGCAGAAGAAAATTGGAGGGAAAAAAAACTAAGAGTTATCTAAATCCGGTATCTGGATGAAGACGTTAGTGCTACGCCCAGAGACACACCTGTTACTTTAATAAGTAACAATAGTTAAGACAGGTAGACAGCCCTCAAAATTAAAATACTTCATCCTGTCCAGTAAAATGGTGATGAAATCAAATAACGATATTTTGTCAATTCATAGACAGTGTtggttttagtttcatttttgcaTCTTTTTCTCTGCACTCATCACCTTTTGTTATAttaatgtaaatgtttttattgttaccATTCAGTCACCTTCATGTTCACATGTTTCACTTTATTCTCAAAATATCGTAATTTGATTTCCTCATCATTTAACTGGACAGGGGTTCATTTGTACAGGTTTGCTTATTACAATTTGTGATCAACACATACAACATTGGGGATGTGTTTGTGCCTTGAAATGTTTCCTTTCCTGTATAACGATtactaatttcacacacacacacacatatatatatatatatatatataacagaatggTTGAAATCCAGTTATTTGAATcgttaaataataaatttctcaCCTGAAAGTCTGGACGCGTGAAATGTCTTGAGTTAACAAAACTACAAGTGTTTAAGCGTTGAAGAGTCTCACACAACGACCACTGTCACACAGGGACTTCAAGCgaacaaaatgaatttatttttacttgtttctgttatttgattGCAGTcgttttgaagaatttagtcgcataaatcgatgccagtgctgattttatttttaagtttggtattaaTTCTATCAAcgtcttttgccggaccgctaagttacgggggcgtaatcAAACCAgagccagttgtcaagcggtggggtggtgggaacagacacaaactcaaagaaatacacacacgcacgcatcacAGTATCAATTAGACATCAGATGccgttatacaccgctggtcacaatgcgctaaCTCTATTTTCCGTTTCCTTcattcattatgtatgtatgtatgtatgtacgacgagcttcttttagtttccgtctaccaaatctactcacaaaggtATAGTCAATCCGGAGTTTTAGCAAAAGACATTTGCTTAAGGtcctacgcagtgggactgaacccggaacgatatGGTTACATCTATACTTCCAAactgaatttttaaatatttaccttTGAAAACACCCTTACGTTAGATCTACTGTTGAAATAGACCATAATCTGATAATCTCTCGCaaacaaatgtttgttttgaTTAAAAATTTCATCACATTGAGTTTCATTAAGCAAAAAGAAAGTCTCTTGATACTTAAAGACGGTTAATGTGAAATCTCTTCACTGATGTCCTGCGCACCTTCTGCAAACGCCTGAACAGTCtcattattttgtttccttttcgaAATAAATAACGCCTTTACATGAAACTGTAGCGGTCCTTAAATTTGAAACAGATCTCTAACCAGATCTCCGGTATTCTGAAAGGAAACTTCCTCTCAGTAATTCCAGAAGCTTTGAAAACAGCCATGGGCGGTGCCTATCCTCTTTGGCTAAGTCACAGAAAAAACCCATTTAATTCTAAAGTAGTTTTGATATAAGATATTCCACAATAATGATGACGGTATATAAAGTTTGAGTGGTGGATTATTCTCGACTGGGAAGCTGATGCATTTCATGAGCCAGCAAGGGAATCTCATTGTGGGCGCTCGGGGGGGGNNNNNNNNNNCCACAGTCGTAATGTGAAGGGCGACTTCGGAGTTGAAAGTCTGTGATAAACTTTCTGTGAAAAGGCGGGGGATGTCAGATTTATAATTGCTTTGATCAAGGAAAATAAAGCTTCCAATAAATTTGCAGCTTATGTTTATATAACATTTAGATTGTCCCATTATTGACGTATGGATTAAACTGCATAACTTGGTccgaaaaacaacagcaattaaaGTATTTCAAAACCACGTGAGATTTATTTCTAATAAGCATTTAACTGGCTATTAAAATACTAATTCTACAAGAAATGACACTACATTTAGTAAAGTTAAATGCAAATCCCTACAATTTGTTTGGCCGTATCAAGTGGTTAACTTGTGGCTTTCATGATCTATTTGGAAGGTATGGTACATGGGAAAAGAAACCTACGCTGCCCCAGTGGTAGATGGGGAGACCAACTTCCAAAATCCACTCCATGTCAACCATGAACAGAACGCGATGCAACGAAAGCGATGGAGGAAATATGTTCGAAACGTTTCGCACTTCACTGTAAGAGTAATTGGGGTGGCCCTACTTTCCTTCCTGCGCACACAAGAAGTCATTATCCTGGTTATTTCATAGTTTCTTTTGACCGAGAGAAAGAGTATAATTTAttcaatagatataaatattctataggTAATCATTTTCAACAACCGAAGTTGGTTTTGAATACAGAAACACGCGGAGCAGATATTATAAATTAAAGAACTTTGTTGGCTCTCTATTGTCttgtccatcttttatttttcttctctagaTTTGTACCTTTGTTATTTTTCAGTAGAAACGAGTTCAACGAGTTCCTTCATATAAAAATGTAAGTCTATTGTTCGAGACAGTTGAAATCTCAGTTACGcagtattttattcatattccgaaggaaaaagaaaagcgaTTTTACCATTTGAGGTTTCCAGAAAGCTCACATGAGACCCATAGTAgatttataggaaagtgggttatacatcattagatgtatcctgactttcctatataatattagaaattaacggaacgctgaactccagactatcaacataacaattatttatttaaggtggttaatatatacatcattagctcttgtttgttgttacagcttctgtgtgtgtgagcatggttgttgggacgttggtatgtagatgtaagcgagctgtcgagcgtaagttcgaaagatggagagagacagctaaacacgtccttgcccaatcgctggccagcaagaaagagacagatcaaagcgggaaagcttggttgttgaattctNNNNNNNNNNNNNNactacagggctcccttgccagtgcggaACGCACGATAATATAAATCTGTTGGtacgcctgaggcaggatggccactgaaaaccacccacaagatgtagcacaaacacacacaaagaataatgaaagaaatgaaatgtacactcgtgtgatacatgcatgcaatgtacaaattgaaggaatgaaagaaaaacatgcaatatgGGCAGTAAATGCCACCTAGTAAAAAACAAATGAGACAATGAGAAAACAAATCGTGATGACTACTGTCCAGGAACTGGAATCACGGAATGTAAAAGTCtgagtgtttgtttttactgaaaggaaagaaaatgtatgagtgcacaagtgtgtgtgtgagaaaaaaaaaacagaacatagtaaaagtgtttgtagagacaaaaaactatatatccagttcgtataagagttatctggtgtgtccctggtggtggggttgttggcgcaCGACGTTGTGGTAGACTGTACATTGATGGAGAAGACGTCGGCGCAGGAACTGTaatatagctgtgttctgtatgtgtggtggtaatgatgtcctGTTGAAACTTGGCGACATCGGGGGAATGCTtgtagttggtagtagtagttgttgtcgtcgcggtggtaatcttggttgaacgaagctggtggcgaaaaggctactcggtgatgatggtgtttgaaGAGGTTCGCTTTtacagacggtcgacagacaaatctctgtacgaccattagcgaaaacctcgaagaaaaaattttcttaacccaagatgaaagaacgaccgtgcgaactcaaacaggagaaatggtgacgaatggaaaaacagaggactccttttatttaaacgtgtcacacggtcgaacacaaaataatatatcaaagatgatatacaaataattatgttatactacgataacataaatAGCCAGTAATGAGACGATAGAAAAAACAACCGTGTGAAATGAATAACAAGTGATATTTAGTGTGgtataaaagatgtatgtgtatgtgagagtgtgaatgcgacatataagaacataataaaagacaggccatctatatgtatgtgagatatcacagcagatagaaagtcagtacacgtgagagttttataccaagttcttgagtacacaattggaagtatcgcaggctgtaattcttgtctgtttattatcgtggtgaagctaagtcacctaacagaatcgaagagagagatttgCCTCGGTGATTTAGTTcggtgtacatagaaagtcgtgttgactatggttggagatgttggtggcgtagtaatcgtagaatcgtgttggtcatgacgatgatgctggttagtagttcagtctccatggccgcatttgttctttagtcaggttcaccagttataggttggtagtccagaatccatgctgcgttttttctttcgtcggggtcaccactttataggaaagtgggttattgtAGCTCAGCGGGttgcgtgttcgaatcacgtcggggtcaccactttataggaaagtgggttatacatcattagatgtatcctgactttcctatataatattagaaattaacggaacgctgaactccagactatcaacataacaattatttatttaaggtggttaatatatacatcattagctcttgtttgttgttacagcttctgtgtgtgtgagcatggttgttgggacgttggtatgtaaatgtaagcgagctgtcgagcgtaagttcgaaagatggagagagacagctaaacacgtccttgctcaatcgctggccagcaagaaagagacagatcaaagcgggaaagcttggttgttgaattccacgcatgcgtgagactacgcatgcgcacagcgttactacagatTGTTACTTACTCATCTGCACATTTTGGACaccttattaaaagaaaaaaaaagacctccCCCAACTGAATGGCAGGAAGTTATTTATCAACACACGTGCTGCCTCCTTATCGTTTCTTTCCCACCATTACTAGTTTAGTCTCTGCTTCTTAGAGTTAGCTCGTTTCGTGAAACCTGCATCCAGACCGACACTCACGCTTCTCTTTGCGTCACCAATAACCACCCTGCACGAACCACTATTCTCATTCTCAACTTGGTATATTTATGTCGCATCAACTGCATTCATCTCATCAGCTTCCGGGGACTTGTAAAGAACGTGGGCACAGTATCAGCTTCCAGAACAAGATATACAGAAAGTCACCTGCTAAAtgaagatttgaaggaaattaaCAGTTACTGTTGTCCTTTTCTTtcctgttataataataataataatggtttcaaattttggcacacgggaAGCATGTTTGTGGAAGGGGAccagtggattacatcgaccccagtgtttaactagtactcactttatcgaccccgaaaggatggaaggcaaagtcgaccttggcggaatttaatctcagaacatgaagatggacgaaatgccactaagcattgtgctcggcatgctaacgattctgccagctcgcgatATGAGGGTAGAACttgctaaaagaaagaaaaaaaaaactgctttattggggacagctaggattttgagattgataGTTGGGGGTTAATATTTTCCTCGGTACTTAACATCGAGTTACCAAATCTTATAATTTGAGGAAAGAGACCTTGTGAGACCCTTGACAACAGCATGCTGTCCGTTCTCACAGAATTAACCGGAGCGAGACCGAGAGCTCAGAGAGgtgaaacaagaagaagaagaagaagaagaagttgtaatgcacctgagcactgtacacaataatttcattattatcatttgactctatatcttcaggaggagttacctcaatcctttctatattaaccaaaatgaagtagattgacaaatttattttttgaaccagttgaagacacgcgagatgtcgaaatattgttcacaagataacaaatggcactcttcttttaattttgactctatatcttcaggaggagttacctcaatcctttctataatattattattattattattattattNNNNNNNNNNgactcgcggtttcgattcccagactgggcgttgtgagtgtttattgagcgaaaacacctaaagctccacgaggctccagcaggggatggtggtgaaccctgctgtactctttcaccacaactttctctcactctttcttcctgtttctgttgtacctgtatttcaaaggggtcagcttagtcacactctgtgtcacgctgaatatccccgagaactacgttaagggtacatgtgtctgtggagtgctcagccacttgcacgttaatttcacgagcaggctgttccgttgatcggatcaactggaaccctcgtcgtcgctaccgacggagtgccaacaacaattgttattattattaagatgaacagcaacaactgcaacaacaaccacacaaaactgttttatgaaacaaaaaggaaaatcaaaCATGAAATCGCTTGTCCTATGATTAATCTGTAGGGGCGTCCCTCAGGAGAGAGCGACTGCTTGGGTTCCACTGGCACAAACTCTTCTCCGAATACAGAACTCAACTCAAGCCCTCCAGATTCATCACCGGCAGccaccagaaaaagaaaaatgtaagaggaTCAAATAGACCCGggaaaaatataaagagataatATAGGCTTGTTATAATGCATTTGGTAGGCTATCTTAAAAGAGACACAGAatgactttgtttttgtttgtttttgaaatccTAAAGTTCCGTTAGAGTTACCTCCCATATCGCTTGTCGCATCTGTTGCTACTCACCGTTGTTGTAGATACAAAAGGAAGATAAACAAGCATTTTAAATCTTTAGCTGATGTCTACGCACTTGcgaatgaatatacacatacatttacttatatatatatatatatatacttataatatcatatatataattatctaacaGGGACATAGAAATTTTCAGGTGGTGCaattcttgtatatttataactTCAAACATTCAACATAAAATTCGCACAAAGATAATCTATAAAGACATAAGTTCACTTATACATGTGACACATGGTATCGAATACAGATTTACagcttataaacacatacaacgctAGAATTAGGTTTATTTACACAAGCAccacatacgaacatgtatgcagACATTTCACAAATCACATTAGTAACGGTTTAGTTTACATCACGTGACCAAAAATGGCGGGTCCTAATATGCATTGGGTACCGAAACCGATAGTTCAACCGCCAAATGAAAGACTTTCAACCGCACAGAAGCTCTCTACTCCTTTCAAGATTTGTTTTAAAACCTCTGATGGTGTCACGGTAAGATCTGTCTTTATTATGCACTCAATGGAAAcctcacaaaaaagaaaaagatggaacGATTGGATTGTAGAAGCACAGAAAAAAACATGTCTTGCGATCAGCCAAATACTTTGACATTATGTATTGTGTGAAATAACTATTTCTTTTATCTAGCAACAGGTTCGTCCTTTAATAACAGGAGTTTCAACTGATTAATACAAATCCTTTGTGTTATTTTGACTTAGTTTATTAACTCCAAAATGATGAGACCTAATCATTGTGTGGTTTCATCCCAGGTCAGCCTCGATCGACCATAACTACGACATTTAAATTGTTGATCGAACGAATTTGATCCACAGATCCATCGTTGCAATTGCCTCTGACTGAAGCGAAACTAGACCGTACACTCCTACAAGTACTAGTTTTTCATGAGTTGTCATGGGACTGTTTGACATGGCCAATTATCGTATTAAATGTTATTGTTAATTAGCCTGACGTCAGTACTGCCGTAGCTATTGCCTCTTTTCAAACGTATTGCATACAGGATATCCTTGTTCTCTGCATGTTCTCGTGGGGACCACTTGTGGGCTTGACTAGAGTGTAatgtttaatgttcattttaGCATTGCTGGTGCATTCCGACAGTGTTTAGAACAATGAGGTTATCGATGCTGTTACTtttagatgtgtatgtttgtttggaGGCTAGTTGATGTGTCTGGATATGTTGACGAAGTGACTGCACATGTAGTGGCTGGTATTATGCTGCTTGAAGTTTGTTCTGGAATAATATGCACGTACATTCTCcatgcatcatcgtcatcatcatcagtgtatATATAGCTAAATCTTTActtgatttattcttttacttgtttcagtcatttgactgcggccatgctggagcaccacctttagttgaacaaatcaaccccaggacatattctttgttagcctagtacttattccatcggtttcttttgccgaacagttaagttacggggacgtaaacacaccagcatcggttgttaagtgatgttggggggacaaacacacacatatacatatacatatacatacacacacacacacacacacacacacatatatatatatatgacgggcttctttcagtttctgtctaccaaatccagtcacaaggctttggttgacctaaggctatagtagaagacacctgcccaaggtgccatacagtgggactgaacccagaaccatgtggctggtaagcaagctacttaccacacagccactcctgtgcctatgattTGGCAAGAATCTTTCAACATCTTAATTGTGACTTcaaatatatctttctaaattTTATACATCTACTTGTTTTTTTTGTCCCCTTTTGTTGTAGGGAAAGGTGCCTATGTTGTTTCTTTCCCTTTAATTCTTGGACATAACTTTCTTAAATGACATAACTGTGTTACATTTAAAAACGAGGTACCACTACAAGAAATCTGTCCCCATACTTGTTCCTACATTGGTGACATCTTTGCTACTGAATCTCACCTTTTCTCTTTGATGAAAAGACTAATCAGTTTCTTGATAGTAATATGGATCCCTCAGTCACTCCAAGGAGAGACAAGTTGTAGCGGTCCGAAACTAGTTAACATCTTGGAATTGACTATTTGCAAATGCTACTGTTTTCTGGATGCATATTCACTTCCTAAATTTAAAGAGTTCTTGTGTTCTTTACCTAACTTTAAATTCTACTATTAACTGGATCTGAAAGTAGGATATTACCAGATTCCACTCCACAATTATCATAAAAGCATTGCAAGCTGATGGAATCTTATTCAGGTTTACAAGATTAATCTTTTGTGTAAATGTAAGCATTTTTCAAAGATTGGTGGATAGAATAATTTACTAACAGTGACATCAAAGGAATTGGTGCTTGTCTTGATGATATTATTGTCATTTGCAGAATTATTGAGAAGCATTATGGAAACTTGTTCCACTTTATTTCAGTTGCTAAGAGACACAGGATTACATTGAGCAATGACAAATATCTTCTTCCCCAAATATCCATTTGTTACCAaggatataaaatagaaaataattctctGAAGCCTGACTCAGAAAGATTGAAATGCTTCATGGATTTCCCGATGCTTAATATTGCTAAACAACTTCACACTAACTTTGTTTAGTTACTATTCTCAGTGGGTGTCTCCTTTCTTGAAACTAAGCCTTACTTTAGCATTGCAAAAAAGATACCCAAATGCTACTCATCTGTTTAAAACTTCAATAGTtaatctctttctgtctgtctgtctctctctctctctcactttctctctcttttcataccTTCAGTTCAAACTGATGCTTTTCTAACtgcagtcaggcagcactggcaatggccacacttgaatggtgctttttacgtgccaccaccaTGGGAGctgcgg
Coding sequences within it:
- the LOC106880137 gene encoding phosphatidylinositol N-acetylglucosaminyltransferase subunit P gives rise to the protein MTKPEHTPFPSPERAIYGFALYLGSFICIALYIGWAFIPDGYLHSAGLTYYPQKYWAVAIPAYIIMIVLLGYLAYFAIVFISTENLDSLNTITDKYALCKSEENIVENSIPNIYDISVSEVTRKYYLNGESIN